The Fimbriimonadales bacterium genome has a window encoding:
- a CDS encoding FeoA family protein, producing the protein MTITELHKGEKARVLSLKHDHEGHWRKLAAFGILPGALLELRQKWPGLVISVGFSEIGLDEEIANLIEVEIENEEEQSKSRSLIE; encoded by the coding sequence ATGACCATCACCGAATTACACAAAGGCGAAAAGGCGCGTGTTCTTTCTTTGAAACACGACCATGAAGGTCACTGGCGTAAACTCGCTGCCTTCGGTATTTTGCCGGGCGCTTTGCTCGAACTCCGTCAGAAGTGGCCAGGCCTCGTTATTAGCGTTGGTTTTTCTGAAATCGGTCTCGACGAAGAAATCGCAAACCTCATAGAAGTCGAAATCGAAAATGAGGAAGAGCAATCCAAATCACGCAGTTTGATTGAGTAG